In Myripristis murdjan chromosome 23, fMyrMur1.1, whole genome shotgun sequence, the DNA window tatatttACTTtataatctgattttttttctttttttcctataaATTTGAggtttttctggtaaatttgtggcattttaatcccagaatttttgagtttttgagttttttttttctcataaatgtgtgagttttttttctggtaaatttaccacttttatctttttcttctgtttgctCTATGATGGCCCGAATATGCCTTCATAGGTTATGGACTAATATTGCTGAAGAAGTGGGTTTTGGTTGATCACATATCTTAAAACTGATCAATAACCTGCTCATTGATCCTGATGCAGCAGCAGACATGATTATGTTTTACGGTCATTATCACTTATTGCTGTTCATAACATTTGTGCAgggaaacactggaaacaaaCCAAGAAAATAAAGTAACAGTTTGGATTTAACCGCCCTGGTGTTTGCCTgtatgtaaacaacaacaacaacaacaacaacaacaacaacacagtcggagaggtctgtttgttttcctcttgatTCTTTGACCTGATCTATCACAGTCAATATGAATAAACTGTTTTCTCCTTGACACACTTTTGATGTTGTTCCACTTTTAATTTAGAGCTGTCACAtacctctgttttttgtttattcatatattttttgcattttgcagttcttattggactttttttttagaaggttgtttattttaatgattaatTTTTTGTAGACGTATTTTGTTGCTGATGATGGAATGccttactgtttactgttttattcatttcattcactttttttttttttttttttttccccttgaggTCATTCCACAAACCTTTTTTAGGAAGTTTGCCAGATAACTGTGGAAACGGTGATGCCATATCCTGGTGAAAGTGATTGGAATCTGTAAAATAAAGGTTGAGTGTCTGGTTTAGGGGTTGATGATCAGGACTTCCCTGGTGATGGTTGCTaatgttgaagaaaaaccacTGTAGTGCAGTCTGGAAGTTTTCTGTAATGATGTGAGTTTGTTGAAGTCcaccggcacactggtgaactgaaCGCCGCAGAGAGGATCTGGGGcagtgagctgaccaagagcaatgtcagaggaaggCCTTTACTCAGTGACTACAGAcggtatgtaaataggcagagaacaaaaggtgagggaaggtattGTGAGGCAGTGATCAGGTAGGGTGCGTTTCTGAATGGGAATAAAAGACATGtaaagtgtttgtgttcacgCCCACAGGATTAAAGGAAAGGGCCAGACGACAGGATGATCCAGTCAATTTAGCAAGTCTGAATCAATCAGGAGGTCTGAGCTgcccaaaatgtgtattttcctttCACACTAATAACAGACAAAATCTCAGAGGATAGtcagtgacacttttttttttttcatagttatCTGGCTGACTAGCTAATCCCACATTATGGAATAAACCCTCTGCTGTCATATCATCACAGAAAATCCAGGAGGGCTCTTATTCTGGTGTTATGATGATCAAAGTGCACCTGCAGCTTCTCCTCTAAAAAcagactcttactttcttgatttgctgtatttcctgttggaacaggaagtTTGGGGCGGGGCTCGGTGCAGGAAAGGTTCGTTCACAAGCGCAAATCGACAGGATCTcagtttagatagatagatagatagatagatagatagatagatagatactttattcatcctgcaggaaattcacatttttttcagcagtatccacagattacagattaagtaaataaaaaaaatagaaataaagaataagatctgagtacaacagaataacctaagtacaacccagtgtgcaaaaagcaatgtgcaacaaaaaaaaaaacaaacagaaaaaaccgtgtgcatgggtgtataaaatgtgcatagaggtaggtcaatgtgcaaatttagaagaaatatacagtatacacatgataaatagcagaatctacagtatacacatgataaatagcagtaagcaacataaacactataaacaaggattataaaaagataggaatatgaacaatttcaacagaagtattaacagacAAGCACAGTTTTGTATTGAAGTATTGGCAGAGAagcacagttttattttgaagggacaagGTGGATGTTTAGAGATccgtgaaggttttattggtcaAACTTCACACTGTTTGAGAGGAAGTAGAGGGAATTTCATGAGGACTTTAAGTTTATTTGGAGACCAAGTCACTGTTTCCAGTCTCACAGAGCATTTATTTACAGGCTCTAGAGCAAACCACACAGGAggcaaaaaaatacacaaacaaacaaacaaacaaacaaacaaacaaacaaacaaaaactccacTTTGAGACGAGAAAACACACCAGTagataaaataaatgaggtgatgaagaggaCGGTGGGGATGAAGACACGTGAGAAACACACCAGTGAAGAAGAGCTCTGCTGGAGCTTCAGGCCACAACCAGGCGGCCCTTGCTTTTCCCCGATTTAACCTCTAGATGGCAGTGTAGCACCATCTAGTGTAGGGTAGTTTAGTGTAGGCTGAGATTTCGTGGAAGAGTTCTCAGGCTGGTTGTGTTCACTGTGCGAGGCTGTGCACAGACCGGGTGACAGTGCAGCAGCTGGAAGCAGCTGATCAATACTTTGTATGCATCTGACGGTCAGATATGAAACGTCACACACCAACAGAGAATAAAGATCAGCTGATGCAGCTCAGCCCTTCAGCCTGGAAAGATTTGGCTGTGATGGAAGAAGCATCAGCAGGTGAAAATacagcagcctttttttttttttaaatatacatctTCGCAAAACATAACTACtctgttgaatgaagcatgaatgaatgtgtgtaatAACTGGGAGGCTGGTGTCTCTTGATTAAAGATGtgtggctcttaaaagagcctttgTTTGAAacacatacgtgtgtgtgtgtgtgtgtgtgtgtgtgtgtgtgtgtgtgtgtgtgtgtgtgtgtgtgtgtgtggtctaagCCCTCTCTCCGCGGATGCGGCGGGCCAGCTGGATGTCTTTGGGCATGATGGTGACCCTCTTGGCGTGGATGGCGCACAGGTTGGTGTCCTCGAACAGGCCGACCAGGTAAGCCTCGCTGGCCTCCTGCAGAGCCATGACGGCCGAGCTCTGGAAGCGCAGGTCGGTCTTGAAGTCCTGGGCGATCTCTCGGACGAGGCGCTGGAAGGGCAGCTTGCGGATGAGCAGCTCGGTGGATTTCTGGTAGCGGCGGATCTCCCGCAGAGCCACGGTGCCGGGCCGGTAGCGGTGAGGCTTCTTGACGCCGCCGGTGGCCGGGGCGCTCTTCCTGGCCGCCTTGGTGGCCAGCTGCTTCCTGGGGGCTTTGCCTCCGGTGGACTTGCGGGCGGTCTGCTTGGTTCTGGCCATGGCtcagcctctctgctctgcttcctcACAAAACTGCGATAACATGAGGCGCCGAGCGGCTCCGCCTCTATATAGAGGCAGCGCAGCGCCGCGCCGCCACGCGCCCCGCAGCTCGTCCGCTATTGGACCAAAACAAAGACCGCCGAAAATTTGAACCTTAGCCCCGCCCCCGTGTCAGCTGACCTGGGCCCAGCGCTGCTCTGACGCTCCCAGCTGACGGACACCCGCATCTGTCGGATCCCACGCTGCTttccaccaaacacacacatcagcacatgaGCTCAGAGACAAAGATTCACTCACACGTCCCATCCTGCTCTTTTGCCTCCTCCATAGCTCATgagcaaagagatgaagagatggaaatgtaaatatttaagtGCATGGCCTAATTCTGTCCCATGTCACGAGAAAAAGTTTGAGACGAGATGCAGACTGAGAGCAAGATTTGcagatgttgctgctgtttgctgcagcCCCTGAACAGCTGGCAGGGGTTTTTAGGTGTAATaatgagatagatagatagaaacataaaataaataaatgcataaataggctatatacaataaatataaacaataaagactatatacagtaaacaatacaaacataaacatccAAAAGTGAGATATGAGATGTACAGATGGTATATAAGATATAGCCTACGGATGGTTCCAATAGATAAAAACACCTAAGatgtaataatataaataggctgataaataaacagttgtggtgctgagtagtggagcGTTAAAACAGgactatacagcagacagctGTGAGTTGTCTGTCAGACAGATGTGGTTTGTTGTACCGTGTGATGGTTTGTGAAATACAAAAACTAAGAAAGAcacaggagctgctgcaacaggctgccACTTCGCACGGCACCACTCTGCACTCAGTGTGAGGAGCATTATAGAAGCTTTAGTTATAggctaaataataaataacaagtaGGCTACAAGTGGATAACACAAAACAGTGATTTGTGAAGGATGCTCTTAGAGGAGGTGGGTGGCTCTGAGAAGAGCCTTTGGGGGTGTTAGTGAAGGGTGAGGGCTTCACTTCTTGGCTGCAGCCTTCTTGGGTTTGGGCTTGCTGGTTTTGGTAGCTTTGGGTTTGCTGACTTTGCTCTTCTTGACGGGCTTGGTAACCTTCTTGGCCTTCTTGGGGCTCACGGACTTCTTGGCTGCGGCGGGTTTCTTCGTGGGCTTGGAGAGTTTCTTCTTGGCGGCTGCGGGTTTCTTGGCCTTGGACGGAGATTTCTTGGCTGCAGATTTGGCGGCTGGTTTTTTGGGCTTCGTGGCTGCAGGTTTCTTAGCGGCGGCTGTCTTGGCAGCTGGCTTTTTAGCGGCTTTAGCGGCTGGCTTCTTGGAGGACTTGGCGGCGCCGCTGTCCTTCTTGGCGAGGCGGAAAGAGCCGGAGGCTCCGGTGCCTTTAATCTGGACCAGAACTGCTTTGTTGACCAGCGCCACCAGGGCCAGTTTGATGCGGGATCTGTTCTTGTCCACGTCGTAGCCGTCGTTGGCCAGAGCTTTCTTGAGGGCGGCCAGAGAAACGCCTTTGCGCTCCTTGGACGCAGACACGACCTTGACGATCCGCTCGCTGATGCTGAGGCCGCCCTTAGGCTTGGGCTTGACAGACTTCTTCTTCGGCGCTTTAGCCGGCGCTTTGGCCGGAGCAGGAGCGGGAGGCGCAGCTGGAGCAACTTCTGCCATCTCTTCTCTTCAGGGGCTTTCTCTCCGCTTCACTCGCTGATTCTCTCTGTCTCGGTCTCTGTGTTCACACACTGACGGGACTGATGGGAGGAGCAGCGCGAGGCGGGACTTATACCCTGCATGCGGACCTTGTAGACTCAGCGCacagccctcctctctccctgctcaaACGGCGAcacacttttgtgttttctcctccaccTTTTCCGCACTAAATCCGCAGCTCGGACGCGGGTCCGGGCGCAAATGTCAGCGCCTCCGACAGAAAACCTCTTCCTCTGCGGGATCCAGTCGCTTCCAGCGCCGGGGACCCTCGGCTTGGATCCGGGAGAGCCTCAAACCTCTCCGACACGCCGCCGCATCGCTCAGCTCGCAGCGGCTTTTCCTCACATTTCGTCCCTTAAAAGCCTTTAAAGAGCTTCGGACTGCATAGCAAAGCGCCTGTCCGGGGAGCACAGAGGGCCCACCACCGACTCACAGTGCAAACCTCCATCTGGCGTCTTGACTTCAGCGGGAAAGAGGACATTTGTCGCCGGGAGTAAACACACTGATGCTGGCGGCGCCTCGGGCTGCCTCCACTTCCTGGAAGAGACGCTTTCCGTCTCCTCAACTTTCTGCCTCCCGTCACTTTTGCTCGGATCATGATCCATCAAGTCAGGAACAAGACTTCATAATGTTCTGTGGCTGCGGATCAAAGACTCATTTCTTTTCTGTCACATTCAAAACCGTGAAGATTGTCTGATTGAAACGTCGCTGGTCTGCTGTTTCCTGTCGAAGCTGCTTCAGGCCGAGATatcattttactgttattagttttcattgttttatgtaAGAAACAAACTTACAAGACCAAAACTGCAGCCGATTGAAGGATAATAAACGTAATATTGCTTCCAGTGACAAAAGGCAAATGTCACTCACTCCTGTTTTGTAAGATTtgccacacacactgagccccGTGTGTCATGTAGATTCAGTCTGTAGTGTCAGAAAATACATGGATGAATGTCAAAAGAAATGTTGGggaaatgtgtgtctgtgtgataaTAATtagtagtaaaaataaacaatattttacaATTTCCATACAATTACAATCATGGATTTGATAGAAATAAAACGctcagattaaaaataaaaaaaatctccaatgAAACCCCAAAGGCcagcaaaacagagagaaacttcTTGTCTAAGAGCTTCATGATGCTTCCTTTtcgaaaaaaaacaaaaaacaaaacaaaacaaaaaaaaaacttttaaacatttttctccCCCAATAAAATTGCAGATGATAATAAAGAAGAGCTTATTCATCCATGTTGTCTGAAAGGGCTGAGGTCCATGGGAATCACTATGCTGCACAAATAACtttgtgaggatgatgatgatgatgatgataatgatggtgatgatgaggtATCAGCTTCATCAGGTAGattcatcaccatcatcgtcACCTTTTGCTCTCCTGCATCTGTACCGACTGAATAAGTCACAGCTCTGTCTGGGCTTTTTTCCAGGTCAAGAGGTCAGAGGGGTTTGATTTTTTGGTAAATTCACTCAcagttctttattattattattattattattattattgcttcaTTGCAATGTTCATACGTTCATCATTCCAAACAATGGTTTCCTTCAAATACAttgcaaaatatataaatgaatacataaaacaaaacaaaacaacaacaacaacaacaactgcag includes these proteins:
- the LOC115355204 gene encoding histone H1-like, whose product is MAEVAPAAPPAPAPAKAPAKAPKKKSVKPKPKGGLSISERIVKVVSASKERKGVSLAALKKALANDGYDVDKNRSRIKLALVALVNKAVLVQIKGTGASGSFRLAKKDSGAAKSSKKPAAKAAKKPAAKTAAAKKPAATKPKKPAAKSAAKKSPSKAKKPAAAKKKLSKPTKKPAAAKKSVSPKKAKKVTKPVKKSKVSKPKATKTSKPKPKKAAAKK
- the LOC115355209 gene encoding histone H3 — its product is MARTKQTARKSTGGKAPRKQLATKAARKSAPATGGVKKPHRYRPGTVALREIRRYQKSTELLIRKLPFQRLVREIAQDFKTDLRFQSSAVMALQEASEAYLVGLFEDTNLCAIHAKRVTIMPKDIQLARRIRGERA